Proteins co-encoded in one Rissa tridactyla isolate bRisTri1 unplaced genomic scaffold, bRisTri1.patW.cur.20221130 scaffold_739, whole genome shotgun sequence genomic window:
- the RNF212B gene encoding RING finger protein 212B isoform X2: MDWFHCNRCFRQEGAGFAVTSCGHVLCAACGGAGPCPVCAAECRYLPISDKMRPQEKLFFKSPADIALRRLAQLSQAWRFQRAQAELLLARHREAARSAQAALEETRHLLEARHRSPQAGAGAAGETHPPRSPLCRGVSGDHRHHPALAPRRSSTPRPVGVTSPAQTVTPQPRRQLSGQVVR; encoded by the exons ATGGACTGGTTCCACTGCAACCGCTGCTTCCGCCAAGAGGGGGCCGGCTTCGCCGTCACCAGCTGCGGCCACGTCCTCTGCGCGGCCTGCGGGGGCGCAG GTCCCTGCCCTGTCTGCGCCGCCGAGTGCCGCTACCTCCCCATCTCCGACAAG ATGCGCCCGCAGGAGAAGCTCTTCTTCAAGAGCCCGGCCGACATCGCGCTGCGGCGCCTGGCGCAGCTCTCCCAG GCCTGGCGCTTCCAGCGGGCGCAGgcggagctgctgctggcccggCACAGAGAGGCCGCCCGCAGCGCCCAGGCGGCGCTGGAGGAGACCCGCCACCTGCTGGAGGCACGGCACCG ctctccccaggctggcgcgggggcagcAGGTGAGACgcaccccccccgctcccccctttgCCGTGGCGTTTCGGGGGACCATCGGCATCACCCCGCTCTTGCCCCGCGCAGGAGcagcaccccccgccccgtcggTGTCACCTCCCCGGCGCAGACAG tcaccccccagccccgccggcagcTGAGCGGGCAGGTGGTGAGGTAA
- the RNF212B gene encoding RING finger protein 212B isoform X1, with protein sequence MDWFHCNRCFRQEGAGFAVTSCGHVLCAACGGAGPCPVCAAECRYLPISDKMRPQEKLFFKSPADIALRRLAQLSQVRGRTGEGGRGRRAPSPHGSPLSLPPLQAWRFQRAQAELLLARHREAARSAQAALEETRHLLEARHRSPQAGAGAAGETHPPRSPLCRGVSGDHRHHPALAPRRSSTPRPVGVTSPAQTVTPQPRRQLSGQVVR encoded by the exons ATGGACTGGTTCCACTGCAACCGCTGCTTCCGCCAAGAGGGGGCCGGCTTCGCCGTCACCAGCTGCGGCCACGTCCTCTGCGCGGCCTGCGGGGGCGCAG GTCCCTGCCCTGTCTGCGCCGCCGAGTGCCGCTACCTCCCCATCTCCGACAAG ATGCGCCCGCAGGAGAAGCTCTTCTTCAAGAGCCCGGCCGACATCGCGCTGCGGCGCCTGGCGCAGCTCTCCCAGGTGAGAGGGAGGacgggagagggaggaagagggaggagggcGCCCAGTCCCCACGGCTCCCCGCTCTCCTTGCCCCCCCTCCAGGCCTGGCGCTTCCAGCGGGCGCAGgcggagctgctgctggcccggCACAGAGAGGCCGCCCGCAGCGCCCAGGCGGCGCTGGAGGAGACCCGCCACCTGCTGGAGGCACGGCACCG ctctccccaggctggcgcgggggcagcAGGTGAGACgcaccccccccgctcccccctttgCCGTGGCGTTTCGGGGGACCATCGGCATCACCCCGCTCTTGCCCCGCGCAGGAGcagcaccccccgccccgtcggTGTCACCTCCCCGGCGCAGACAG tcaccccccagccccgccggcagcTGAGCGGGCAGGTGGTGAGGTAA
- the RNF212B gene encoding RING finger protein 212B isoform X3, with protein sequence MDWFHCNRCFRQEGAGFAVTSCGHVLCAACGGAGPCPVCAAECRYLPISDKMRPQEKLFFKSPADIALRRLAQLSQVRGRTGEGGRGRRAPSPHGSPLSLPPLQAWRFQRAQAELLLARHREAARSAQAALEETRHLLEARHRSPQAGAGAAGAAPPAPSVSPPRRRQSPPSPAGS encoded by the exons ATGGACTGGTTCCACTGCAACCGCTGCTTCCGCCAAGAGGGGGCCGGCTTCGCCGTCACCAGCTGCGGCCACGTCCTCTGCGCGGCCTGCGGGGGCGCAG GTCCCTGCCCTGTCTGCGCCGCCGAGTGCCGCTACCTCCCCATCTCCGACAAG ATGCGCCCGCAGGAGAAGCTCTTCTTCAAGAGCCCGGCCGACATCGCGCTGCGGCGCCTGGCGCAGCTCTCCCAGGTGAGAGGGAGGacgggagagggaggaagagggaggagggcGCCCAGTCCCCACGGCTCCCCGCTCTCCTTGCCCCCCCTCCAGGCCTGGCGCTTCCAGCGGGCGCAGgcggagctgctgctggcccggCACAGAGAGGCCGCCCGCAGCGCCCAGGCGGCGCTGGAGGAGACCCGCCACCTGCTGGAGGCACGGCACCG ctctccccaggctggcgcgggggcagcAG GAGcagcaccccccgccccgtcggTGTCACCTCCCCGGCGCAGACAG tcaccccccagccccgccggcagcTGA